One segment of Paraburkholderia caribensis DNA contains the following:
- a CDS encoding AAA family ATPase translates to MIDILLISSGPDRSRQIEQLLEGCGVAHRVRAVHGSVRHLRAHAASIKSADLLIVDDVGLEPQDMASIEEAVSHVPQLSCMLVTPAPSTALLMAAMRAGVRHVLPWPLDAQAFAAELSHVWGKKTAGARREGRVVALTSCKGGTGTSFIAMNLAHALATQRGKRVLLVDANQQFADASLLMSDLTPAATLADLCAQIDRLDNAFFDACVMHVNDNLDVLAGAGDPIRAGELRPAQLERVLTLARAQYDAVIVDLGLGINPLAIHVLDQSDRICMLVRQSVLYLRTGRRMLDIFHELGYATGKVSVLVNQYDKHAPVNLQAFEQSFGVGVAHRFARDDKHAGAALDQGLPIMSIAKGSALAQDIVAFAHTLWPAPQKEKKGGLARLFAPKPRDVPQLKTNH, encoded by the coding sequence ATGATCGACATCCTCCTCATCTCATCGGGCCCAGACCGCTCGCGCCAGATCGAGCAACTGCTGGAAGGATGCGGCGTCGCGCATCGCGTGCGGGCCGTGCACGGCTCGGTGCGGCATCTGCGCGCGCACGCGGCGTCCATCAAGTCGGCGGATCTGCTGATTGTCGACGATGTCGGTCTTGAACCGCAAGACATGGCGTCGATCGAAGAAGCCGTCTCGCACGTGCCGCAACTGAGCTGCATGCTGGTCACGCCCGCGCCATCGACCGCGCTGCTGATGGCCGCGATGCGCGCAGGCGTGCGTCACGTGCTGCCGTGGCCGCTCGACGCGCAGGCGTTCGCCGCCGAGCTTTCGCACGTGTGGGGCAAGAAGACGGCGGGCGCGCGCCGCGAAGGGCGTGTCGTGGCGCTGACGTCGTGCAAGGGCGGCACGGGCACGAGCTTCATCGCGATGAACCTCGCGCATGCGCTCGCGACGCAGCGTGGCAAGCGCGTGCTGCTCGTCGATGCGAACCAGCAGTTCGCCGACGCGAGCCTGCTGATGTCGGACCTGACGCCCGCCGCGACGCTCGCCGATCTGTGCGCGCAGATCGACCGGCTCGACAACGCATTTTTCGACGCCTGCGTGATGCACGTGAACGACAACCTCGACGTGCTGGCGGGCGCGGGCGATCCGATCCGCGCCGGCGAGCTGCGCCCCGCGCAGCTCGAACGTGTGCTGACGCTCGCGCGCGCGCAGTACGACGCGGTGATCGTCGATCTCGGTCTCGGCATCAATCCGCTCGCGATCCACGTGCTCGACCAGAGCGACCGCATCTGCATGCTGGTGCGCCAGAGCGTGCTGTATCTGCGCACGGGCCGCCGCATGCTCGATATCTTTCACGAGCTCGGCTACGCGACGGGCAAGGTCAGCGTGCTGGTGAACCAGTACGACAAGCACGCGCCCGTCAACCTGCAGGCGTTCGAGCAGAGCTTCGGCGTGGGCGTCGCGCATCGCTTCGCGCGCGACGACAAACATGCAGGCGCGGCGCTCGATCAGGGGCTGCCCATCATGAGCATCGCGAAGGGCAGCGCGCTCGCGCAGGACATCGTCGCGTTCGCGCACACCTTGTGGCCCGCGCCGCAGAAAGAGAAGAAGGGCGGCCTCGCGCGCCTCTTCGCGCCGAAGCCGCGCGACGTGCCGCAACTGAAGACGAATCATTGA
- a CDS encoding type II secretion system F family protein codes for MDTTLLAFAVLGFVAIVLLIESAYLYWNSRHGPVVKRTDARIRAMSAGGHIGGEQMSILKQRLLSESPALTRMLMRVPRVHRLDLYLQQSGLTWSVGRFVGYTVAFGFAALVFGVGAMHLPLAVSLVVAGAAALLPFVYLRGKRAKRIVQLERQLPDAADLIARALRAGHSFPAALGMVGDELPNPLGGEFRIAFDEINYGVSMNDALMNLVSRVPVEDVRYFVIAVLIQREAGGNLAEILGNIAGIIRERLKLLGKVRVLSAEGRLSAWILGLLPFVVIAALSVLNPDYCKVFWEDPTGQKIAGLGLGMMFFGILWLRKTVRIRV; via the coding sequence ATGGATACGACACTGCTCGCTTTTGCCGTTCTTGGCTTCGTCGCGATCGTGCTGCTGATCGAGAGCGCGTACCTGTACTGGAACAGCCGCCACGGCCCGGTCGTCAAGCGCACCGACGCGCGCATTCGTGCGATGTCGGCGGGCGGTCACATCGGCGGCGAACAGATGTCGATTCTCAAGCAGCGCCTGCTGAGCGAATCGCCGGCCCTCACGCGCATGCTGATGCGCGTGCCGCGCGTGCATCGGCTCGATCTGTATCTGCAACAGTCGGGGTTGACGTGGTCGGTCGGGCGCTTCGTCGGCTACACGGTCGCGTTCGGGTTCGCGGCGCTCGTGTTCGGCGTGGGCGCGATGCATCTGCCGCTTGCGGTTTCGCTGGTGGTGGCGGGCGCGGCCGCGCTGCTGCCGTTCGTGTATCTGCGCGGCAAGCGCGCGAAGCGCATCGTGCAACTCGAACGGCAGTTGCCCGATGCCGCCGATCTGATCGCCCGCGCGCTGCGCGCCGGCCATTCGTTTCCCGCCGCGCTCGGCATGGTGGGCGACGAGTTGCCCAATCCGCTGGGCGGCGAGTTTCGCATCGCCTTCGATGAAATCAACTACGGCGTGTCGATGAACGATGCGCTGATGAATCTGGTCAGCCGCGTGCCCGTCGAAGACGTGCGCTACTTCGTGATCGCCGTGCTGATCCAGCGCGAGGCGGGCGGCAATCTCGCCGAGATCCTCGGCAACATCGCTGGCATCATCCGCGAACGGCTCAAGCTGCTCGGCAAGGTACGCGTGCTGTCGGCGGAAGGGCGGCTGTCGGCGTGGATTCTGGGGCTGCTGCCGTTCGTCGTGATCGCCGCGCTGTCGGTGTTGAACCCGGACTACTGCAAGGTGTTCTGGGAAGACCCGACGGGCCAGAAGATCGCGGGCCTCGGGCTGGGGATGATGTTCTTCGGCATTCTGTGGCTGCGCAAGACGGTGCGCATCCGCGTGTAG
- a CDS encoding patatin-like phospholipase family protein produces MVKKTAAHAAAQPSAQASRAAARVRNSEATRGTSAHHGIDAQVVLVLQGGGALGAYQAGVFEALHDAGIEPDWVIGTSIGAINGAIIAGNRPEDRMSRLRTFWERVTWTGPQAPNWLSACAPACAALGLPAYLATAWAAWMPGYEQWLRNLSIMSQGLPAFFTPRTDAWLALDAPVGIERAAFYHTEPLRETLASLIDFDYLNRKETRLTVGTVSVGSGHMRYFTNRDAPLDVGHVMASAAFPPGFPSVRIDGEAYWDGGIYSNTPLEAVLDDRPRHSSVIFTVQLWPAHGDEPASIQQAMNRQRDIQYSSRAESHLERQRQIHRLRHVIRELGKHLPDDQRDAAAVKELLDWGCGTTMQVIEFDAPNFGRDDMHKDIDFSKDGIRRRWEAGHADAQRMIERAPWREEPDPLEGIAIHRSDPEAA; encoded by the coding sequence ATGGTCAAGAAAACCGCGGCGCACGCGGCCGCGCAGCCCTCTGCGCAGGCATCGCGCGCCGCCGCACGGGTGCGCAACAGCGAGGCAACGCGCGGCACGTCGGCGCATCACGGCATCGACGCCCAGGTCGTGCTCGTGCTGCAAGGCGGCGGCGCGCTGGGCGCCTATCAGGCGGGCGTGTTTGAAGCGCTGCACGATGCCGGGATCGAGCCCGACTGGGTGATCGGCACGTCGATCGGCGCGATCAACGGCGCGATCATCGCGGGCAACCGGCCCGAAGACCGGATGAGCCGTCTGCGCACGTTCTGGGAGCGCGTCACGTGGACGGGGCCTCAGGCGCCCAACTGGCTTTCGGCCTGCGCGCCCGCCTGCGCGGCGCTCGGTCTGCCCGCGTATCTCGCCACCGCCTGGGCCGCATGGATGCCCGGCTACGAGCAGTGGCTGCGCAACCTGTCGATCATGTCGCAAGGCTTGCCCGCCTTCTTCACGCCGCGCACCGACGCATGGCTCGCGCTGGATGCGCCCGTCGGCATCGAGCGGGCGGCGTTCTATCACACGGAGCCGTTGCGCGAGACGCTCGCGTCGCTGATCGATTTCGACTACCTGAACCGCAAGGAGACGCGGCTGACGGTCGGCACGGTCAGCGTGGGCAGCGGCCATATGCGCTATTTCACCAATCGCGACGCACCGCTCGACGTCGGGCATGTGATGGCGTCGGCGGCGTTTCCGCCGGGCTTTCCTTCCGTGCGCATCGACGGCGAGGCGTACTGGGACGGCGGCATCTATTCGAACACGCCGCTCGAAGCCGTGCTCGACGACCGGCCGCGGCACAGCTCCGTGATCTTCACCGTGCAACTGTGGCCCGCGCATGGCGACGAGCCTGCGTCGATCCAGCAGGCGATGAACCGCCAGCGCGACATCCAGTATTCGAGCCGCGCCGAAAGCCATCTCGAGCGGCAGCGGCAGATTCACCGGCTGCGGCATGTGATCCGCGAACTGGGCAAGCATCTGCCCGACGACCAGCGCGACGCGGCTGCCGTCAAGGAACTGCTGGACTGGGGTTGCGGCACCACCATGCAGGTGATCGAGTTCGATGCGCCGAACTTCGGGCGCGACGATATGCACAAGGACATCGACTTTTCGAAGGACGGCATCCGGCGGCGCTGGGAAGCGGGCCATGCCGACGCGCAACGGATGATCGAGCGCGCGCCGTGGCGCGAGGAGCCGGACCCGCTGGAAGGCATCGCGATACATCGTTCGGACCCGGAGGCGGCGTAA
- a CDS encoding response regulator has product MDSNALSDSHLPTILLIDDEPDLLIAWALLLELEGFHVLTAFEPHEGVELAQRVHPALVITDLMMPGMDGAEVCRTLKSDPGLDGMPVILWSASTDIPTDLDCECTLHKPVARETLLDQVDLLLGRLRDGARPVRGGDDVSLN; this is encoded by the coding sequence ATGGATTCGAACGCACTGTCGGATAGTCACCTTCCTACCATCCTGCTCATCGATGACGAGCCGGACCTGCTAATCGCGTGGGCGCTCCTGCTCGAACTGGAGGGTTTTCACGTACTCACGGCTTTCGAGCCGCACGAAGGGGTCGAGCTTGCGCAGCGGGTGCACCCCGCGCTTGTCATCACGGATCTGATGATGCCCGGCATGGATGGCGCGGAGGTATGCCGTACGCTCAAGAGCGATCCCGGTCTCGACGGGATGCCCGTGATCCTGTGGAGTGCCTCGACCGACATTCCCACCGACCTGGATTGCGAATGCACGCTGCACAAGCCCGTTGCGCGCGAGACCTTGCTGGATCAGGTCGATCTGCTGCTGGGCCGCCTGCGCGACGGCGCCAGGCCCGTGCGCGGCGGGGACGATGTGTCGTTGAACTAG
- a CDS encoding CsbD family protein: MNKDQVKGTVEKVKGKVNETVGKATGNRSQELKGDLQQGAGEVQKSYGDAKEDAKDIAREDRKHH, translated from the coding sequence ATGAACAAGGATCAAGTGAAGGGTACGGTCGAAAAGGTGAAGGGCAAGGTCAACGAGACTGTCGGCAAGGCCACGGGCAACCGTAGCCAGGAACTGAAGGGCGACCTGCAGCAAGGCGCCGGCGAAGTGCAGAAGTCGTATGGCGATGCGAAGGAAGACGCAAAGGACATCGCCCGCGAAGACCGCAAGCATCACTGA
- a CDS encoding nuclear transport factor 2 family protein yields MTHPNAALIERFYEAFQRRDVDAMAACYAPDVTFSDPVFVGLHGGEVIDMWRMLVSRAQEFTLAFSHVAADGDSGSAHWVASYVFSQTGRTVVNPIDARFVFRDGLIVEHHDRFDLWRWASQALGAKGALLGWTPFVQNAIRAQARRGLAAFRAKAA; encoded by the coding sequence ATGACCCATCCCAATGCGGCATTGATCGAGCGTTTCTACGAAGCATTCCAGCGGCGCGATGTCGATGCGATGGCAGCGTGCTACGCGCCCGATGTGACGTTCAGCGACCCGGTGTTCGTCGGTCTGCACGGCGGCGAAGTGATCGACATGTGGCGCATGCTGGTGTCGCGCGCACAGGAGTTCACGCTCGCCTTCAGCCATGTCGCCGCCGACGGCGACAGCGGCAGCGCACATTGGGTCGCGAGTTATGTGTTCAGCCAGACAGGCAGAACGGTGGTCAACCCGATCGACGCGCGTTTCGTGTTTCGCGACGGACTGATCGTCGAACATCACGACCGTTTCGACTTGTGGCGCTGGGCGAGTCAGGCGTTGGGCGCGAAGGGGGCGCTGCTCGGCTGGACGCCGTTCGTGCAGAACGCGATCCGCGCGCAGGCGAGGCGCGGGCTGGCCGCGTTCCGCGCGAAAGCGGCATGA
- a CDS encoding CpaF family protein — protein sequence MSLRDQLKLQSGSMPFDAAAAATAGNSAESIAARRAYQQLKMNVHEKIIDRVELDKLQRLTPEQIKRELAQLVERIVDEDKIPMNELERRRLALDVHDEMFGLGPLEPLLADPSVSDILVNTPRHVYVERHGKLEHTDITFFDDAHLMKIIERIVSRVGRRIDESTPMVDARLPDGSRVNAIIPPSAIDGPLVSIRRFAVNPLKVDDMVKNQSFTPAMAQLLEALIKAKLNVLISGGTGSGKTTMLNLLSGFIPNDERIVTIEDAAELQLRQEHVLRLETRPPNIEGKGEISQRSLVRNALRMRPDRIVLGEVRGAEALDMLHAMNTGHEGSMATLHANTPRDALTRLENMVGMAGLTMPIKAMRQQIASAITVVVQASRLTDGRRKLMSISEITGMEGEIINMQEIFTFKRTGVAEDGTVKGYFCATGVRPKFADRLAAFGLALPDQMFDPTRRFEV from the coding sequence ATGTCATTGCGCGATCAACTGAAACTACAGAGCGGATCGATGCCGTTCGACGCGGCGGCTGCCGCCACGGCCGGCAACAGCGCCGAAAGCATCGCCGCGCGCCGCGCGTATCAGCAACTGAAGATGAACGTGCACGAGAAGATCATCGACCGTGTCGAACTCGACAAGCTGCAACGCCTCACGCCCGAGCAGATCAAACGCGAACTCGCGCAACTGGTCGAGCGGATCGTCGACGAAGACAAGATTCCGATGAACGAACTCGAGCGTCGCCGGCTCGCCCTGGACGTGCACGACGAAATGTTCGGCCTCGGCCCGCTCGAACCGCTGCTCGCCGACCCGAGCGTGTCGGACATCCTCGTCAACACGCCGCGCCACGTGTACGTGGAGCGGCACGGCAAGCTCGAACACACCGACATCACGTTCTTCGACGATGCCCACCTGATGAAGATCATCGAGCGCATCGTGTCGCGCGTCGGCCGGCGTATCGACGAATCGACGCCGATGGTCGACGCGCGCCTGCCCGACGGCTCGCGCGTCAACGCGATCATTCCGCCTTCCGCGATCGACGGGCCGCTCGTGTCGATCCGGCGCTTCGCCGTGAATCCGCTGAAAGTGGACGACATGGTGAAGAACCAGAGCTTCACGCCCGCCATGGCGCAACTGCTCGAAGCGCTCATCAAGGCCAAGCTCAACGTGCTGATTTCGGGCGGCACGGGCAGCGGCAAGACGACCATGCTGAACCTGCTGTCGGGCTTCATTCCGAACGACGAGCGCATCGTCACGATCGAGGACGCCGCCGAACTGCAACTGCGCCAGGAGCACGTGCTGCGACTGGAAACGCGCCCGCCCAATATCGAAGGCAAGGGCGAGATCTCGCAGCGTTCGCTGGTGCGCAACGCGCTGCGGATGCGCCCCGACCGCATCGTGCTCGGCGAAGTGCGCGGCGCCGAAGCGCTCGACATGCTGCACGCGATGAACACGGGCCACGAAGGATCGATGGCGACGCTGCACGCGAACACGCCGCGCGACGCGCTCACGCGCCTCGAAAACATGGTCGGCATGGCGGGCCTGACGATGCCGATCAAGGCGATGCGTCAGCAGATCGCATCGGCGATCACGGTGGTCGTGCAGGCGTCGCGCCTGACGGATGGGCGCCGCAAGCTGATGAGCATCTCGGAGATCACCGGGATGGAAGGCGAGATCATCAACATGCAGGAAATCTTCACCTTCAAACGCACGGGCGTGGCAGAAGACGGCACGGTCAAGGGCTACTTCTGCGCGACGGGCGTGCGGCCCAAGTTCGCCGACCGCCTCGCTGCGTTCGGTCTTGCATTGCCGGATCAGATGTTCGATCCGACGCGGCGTTTCGAAGTCTGA
- a CDS encoding TadE/TadG family type IV pilus assembly protein — MTTTRPHLRAPRASRSQPCRRRQRGVATLEFAFIAPVLFFLLCMVMDLGVALWVNLTMQYAVREGARYAVTGQTGLDPNQKSPQRYLAVIQEIKDQSMGLYPLVNPSYAITINSGKAQSYASDASYTSSMFGNPGDIVVLQINCAWPMITPMIRSFFPGGFFNFSVAATMRNEGF, encoded by the coding sequence ATGACAACCACGCGTCCTCATCTGCGCGCGCCACGCGCGAGCCGTTCCCAGCCATGCCGCCGCAGGCAACGCGGCGTCGCCACGCTCGAATTCGCGTTTATCGCGCCCGTGCTGTTCTTTCTGCTGTGCATGGTGATGGATCTCGGCGTCGCGCTGTGGGTGAACCTGACCATGCAATACGCGGTGCGCGAAGGCGCGCGTTACGCGGTGACGGGGCAGACAGGGCTCGACCCGAACCAGAAGAGCCCGCAGCGGTATCTCGCCGTGATTCAGGAGATCAAGGACCAGTCGATGGGGCTGTATCCCCTCGTCAATCCGAGCTACGCGATCACGATCAACAGCGGCAAGGCGCAGAGCTATGCGAGCGATGCGAGCTACACGTCGAGCATGTTCGGCAATCCTGGCGACATCGTCGTGCTGCAGATCAACTGCGCGTGGCCGATGATCACGCCGATGATCCGCTCGTTCTTTCCCGGCGGCTTCTTCAATTTCAGCGTCGCCGCGACCATGCGCAACGAGGGCTTCTGA
- a CDS encoding vWA domain-containing protein has product MKTFKRNTRALGRQQGSVSILVAVSLIALLGIAGLAIDSGLGYMVKARLDSAVDGALVAAGQAVTRGSTQDEQITNATTAANAFFAANYPQGFLGSTATLGAPSVTINKGTVTIDLAAQASVPLTLMQIQGFKLLNVATTGQAIRRDLDMSFVVDVTGSMSDTKTQAAVRSGSTAFLNNFNTSTDRVSLMHFAAGTVVDVPFKSDQSRGFDRATMTNKISNYSFGGNTASVDAIWNAKYQLDHVITQPSSLRVIVFFSDGAPNSFAASFAAANTTCAAGKYTIMTGDTPPSTTGKDTNNWNGNPSAFDSMTAQNQQSSCYDKYADNVKSLPATYDVHAASDASATLPITPASPVAGTLTRPVNGQMPTVGTVNNGKPSPAQVSAMTTKFTNVNNAARNLMEMMAAKARAEGIFVFALGYGPSLLTRTGAGSGELGQDILKCIANVADGPSRCYDAKQPVGVYCYAATTDDIKPCYAQLASAILRIAK; this is encoded by the coding sequence ATGAAAACATTCAAAAGAAACACGCGCGCGCTCGGGCGCCAGCAAGGCTCGGTGAGCATACTCGTCGCGGTGTCGCTGATCGCGCTGCTGGGCATCGCGGGACTCGCGATCGACTCGGGCCTCGGCTACATGGTCAAGGCGCGGCTGGATTCGGCGGTGGACGGCGCGCTGGTCGCGGCGGGTCAGGCCGTCACGCGCGGCTCGACCCAGGACGAGCAGATCACCAACGCGACCACGGCCGCGAATGCGTTCTTTGCCGCGAACTATCCGCAGGGCTTTCTCGGCTCGACGGCCACGCTCGGCGCGCCGTCGGTGACGATCAACAAGGGCACGGTGACCATCGACCTCGCCGCGCAGGCGAGCGTGCCGCTCACGCTGATGCAGATTCAGGGTTTCAAGCTGCTCAATGTGGCGACCACAGGCCAGGCGATCCGGCGCGATCTGGATATGTCGTTCGTAGTCGACGTGACGGGCTCGATGAGCGATACGAAGACGCAGGCGGCCGTGCGCTCGGGGTCGACCGCGTTTCTCAACAACTTCAATACCTCGACCGACCGCGTTTCGCTGATGCACTTCGCGGCGGGCACGGTCGTCGACGTGCCTTTCAAGAGCGATCAGAGCCGGGGCTTCGACCGCGCGACGATGACGAACAAGATCTCGAACTACAGCTTCGGCGGTAACACGGCGTCCGTGGATGCGATCTGGAACGCGAAGTACCAGCTCGATCACGTCATCACGCAGCCGTCCAGCCTGCGCGTGATCGTGTTCTTCTCGGACGGCGCGCCGAACAGCTTCGCAGCTTCGTTCGCGGCGGCAAACACGACGTGCGCAGCGGGCAAATACACGATCATGACGGGCGACACCCCGCCGTCCACGACGGGCAAGGATACGAACAACTGGAACGGCAACCCCAGCGCATTCGACAGCATGACGGCGCAAAACCAGCAAAGCAGCTGCTACGACAAGTATGCGGACAACGTGAAGAGCCTGCCCGCTACCTACGACGTGCACGCTGCATCCGACGCTTCGGCCACTCTGCCCATTACGCCGGCGTCGCCCGTCGCAGGCACGCTGACGCGGCCCGTCAACGGCCAGATGCCCACGGTCGGCACGGTGAACAACGGCAAGCCGAGCCCCGCGCAGGTCAGCGCCATGACGACGAAGTTCACCAACGTGAACAACGCGGCGCGCAACCTGATGGAAATGATGGCGGCGAAAGCGCGCGCAGAAGGCATCTTTGTGTTCGCGCTCGGCTACGGCCCGTCGCTCTTGACGAGGACGGGTGCGGGCAGCGGCGAGCTCGGCCAGGACATTCTCAAGTGCATCGCCAACGTGGCGGATGGCCCGAGCCGTTGCTACGACGCGAAGCAGCCCGTCGGCGTGTACTGCTACGCGGCGACCACCGACGACATCAAGCCGTGCTACGCGCAACTGGCTTCGGCCATCCTGCGCATCGCGAAGTAG
- a CDS encoding TadE/TadG family type IV pilus assembly protein, whose translation MKTRPRLEARRYARGNTRGIVSVEFALLLPLLLGIALPLYDIARNVQAQMILINVSREGANLSSRAAATYPMQTIMASLAATTPPLNMSANGMIYITQIMGSQGCDAKGNGCTGTVVAQWKWTGGSDAGAASKIWNCSTAGTSWATDGSGACNGLGGKTPAQAVDLLKGKLSDGQIAYAVESFYVQQPLIGAINLGGGITTPALSPNLYSMSVF comes from the coding sequence ATGAAGACGAGACCACGGCTCGAGGCGCGCCGTTACGCACGAGGCAATACCAGAGGCATCGTCAGCGTCGAGTTCGCATTGCTGCTGCCGCTGCTGCTCGGCATCGCGCTGCCGCTCTACGACATCGCGCGCAACGTTCAGGCGCAGATGATCCTGATCAACGTGAGCCGCGAAGGCGCGAACCTGTCGTCGCGCGCGGCGGCCACGTATCCGATGCAGACCATCATGGCGTCGCTCGCGGCGACGACGCCGCCGCTCAACATGAGCGCGAACGGCATGATCTACATCACGCAGATCATGGGCTCGCAAGGCTGCGACGCAAAGGGCAACGGCTGCACGGGAACGGTCGTCGCGCAATGGAAATGGACGGGCGGCAGCGACGCTGGCGCCGCCAGCAAGATCTGGAACTGCTCGACAGCGGGCACGTCGTGGGCCACGGACGGCAGCGGCGCGTGCAACGGCCTCGGCGGCAAGACGCCCGCGCAGGCGGTCGATCTGCTCAAGGGCAAGCTCTCCGACGGACAGATCGCGTATGCCGTCGAAAGCTTCTATGTGCAGCAGCCGCTGATCGGCGCGATCAACCTGGGCGGCGGCATCACGACGCCCGCGCTGTCGCCGAACCTGTATTCGATGAGCGTGTTCTGA
- a CDS encoding 2OG-Fe(II) oxygenase produces MREMDAAWREWLATNVSRGCTQESMIEAMVQGGFEIDAAREIVRRAASETGAAATVAASPEEEARAYHYDACPVAAGNTVHAHDRDVTVRIRFERPQVIAFDDVLSGEECAELIERARHRLKRSTTVNPENGSEDVIQLRTSEGFWFQRCEDAFIERLDRRISALMNWPLEHGEGLQILHYRQGGEYRPHFDYFPPGQNGSVLHTARGGQRVATLIVYLSDVEGGGETVFPDAGLAVMARQGGAIYFRYMNGQRQLDPLTLHGGAPVTSGDKWIMTKWMRERPYV; encoded by the coding sequence ATGCGCGAGATGGATGCAGCATGGCGTGAATGGCTCGCGACCAACGTGAGCCGCGGATGCACTCAGGAATCGATGATCGAAGCGATGGTGCAGGGCGGCTTCGAGATCGATGCGGCGCGGGAGATCGTGCGCCGCGCCGCATCGGAGACAGGCGCGGCGGCGACGGTTGCGGCGTCGCCGGAAGAGGAAGCGCGCGCCTATCACTACGATGCCTGTCCCGTCGCCGCGGGCAACACGGTGCACGCGCACGACCGTGACGTGACGGTGCGCATACGCTTCGAACGCCCGCAGGTGATCGCGTTCGACGACGTGCTGTCGGGCGAGGAATGCGCCGAGCTGATCGAACGCGCACGGCACCGGCTGAAGCGCTCCACTACCGTCAATCCCGAGAATGGCAGCGAAGACGTGATCCAGCTGCGCACCAGCGAAGGCTTCTGGTTCCAGCGCTGCGAGGATGCGTTCATCGAACGCCTGGACCGGCGCATTTCCGCGTTGATGAACTGGCCGCTCGAGCACGGTGAAGGCCTGCAGATTTTGCACTACCGGCAAGGCGGCGAGTACCGTCCGCACTTCGACTATTTCCCGCCCGGCCAGAACGGCAGCGTGCTGCACACGGCGCGCGGCGGCCAGCGTGTCGCAACGCTGATCGTGTACCTGAGCGACGTCGAAGGGGGCGGCGAAACGGTGTTTCCGGACGCAGGGCTCGCCGTGATGGCGCGGCAAGGCGGCGCGATCTACTTCCGCTACATGAACGGGCAACGCCAGCTCGATCCGCTGACGCTGCACGGCGGCGCGCCTGTCACGAGCGGCGACAAGTGGATCATGACGAAATGGATGCGTGAGCGCCCCTACGTCTAG
- a CDS encoding type II secretion system F family protein: METEQLALLAAMFAIVFGAAWKAMSLLRPDPLKRRIDGIAASSAAGTMGAAAATPDMEGDDSPAWMETVTKVSQHVAKLSLPKDDWDKSALRRRFATAGMRGEAAPAIYFAAKTLLALVLPALALLGITLFAGPDARQFLLLATLSMAALGFYLPNVVLSRLVEMRQRSLFEDLPDALDLMTVCVEAGLGLDAAMQRVAEEIGVKSHALKEELELVLLELRAGAGRDKALRNLALRTGVEDIDTLTSMLIQADRFGTSVGDSLRVFVDTLRTKRRLRAEEQAAKIALKLLFPLMFCIFPTLIMVLIGPAAMQVARQLLPTMGGMH, encoded by the coding sequence ATGGAAACCGAACAGCTTGCCCTGCTGGCCGCGATGTTCGCGATCGTGTTCGGCGCGGCGTGGAAGGCCATGTCGCTGCTGCGTCCCGATCCGCTGAAACGCCGTATCGACGGGATTGCGGCGTCGTCGGCGGCGGGCACGATGGGGGCCGCGGCGGCCACGCCGGACATGGAAGGCGACGACAGCCCGGCATGGATGGAGACGGTCACGAAGGTCTCGCAACACGTCGCGAAGCTGTCGCTGCCGAAGGACGACTGGGACAAGTCCGCATTGCGGCGGCGCTTCGCCACTGCCGGCATGCGCGGCGAAGCCGCGCCCGCGATCTACTTCGCCGCGAAGACGCTGCTCGCGCTCGTGCTGCCCGCGCTCGCGCTGCTCGGCATCACGCTGTTCGCCGGGCCCGACGCGCGGCAGTTCCTGCTGCTGGCCACGCTCTCGATGGCGGCGCTCGGCTTCTATCTGCCGAACGTGGTGCTGAGCCGTCTCGTCGAGATGCGCCAGCGCAGCCTCTTCGAAGACCTGCCCGATGCGCTCGATCTGATGACCGTCTGCGTCGAAGCGGGCCTCGGGCTGGACGCGGCGATGCAGCGCGTCGCCGAGGAAATCGGCGTGAAGAGCCACGCGCTGAAGGAAGAACTGGAACTGGTGCTGCTGGAACTGCGCGCGGGCGCGGGACGCGACAAGGCGCTGCGCAACCTCGCGCTGCGGACGGGCGTCGAGGATATCGACACCCTCACGTCGATGCTGATTCAGGCGGACCGCTTCGGCACGAGCGTCGGCGATTCGCTGCGCGTGTTCGTCGACACGCTGCGCACCAAACGCCGGCTGCGCGCCGAAGAACAGGCGGCGAAGATCGCGCTCAAGCTGCTCTTTCCGCTGATGTTCTGCATCTTCCCGACGCTGATCATGGTGCTGATCGGGCCCGCTGCGATGCAGGTCGCGCGGCAACTGCTGCCGACGATGGGCGGCATGCACTGA